In Parus major isolate Abel chromosome 25LG1, Parus_major1.1, whole genome shotgun sequence, the genomic stretch AGCCAGGAGGGCAAGGTCAACACTTAATTGAAATAGAATTGATACaaacaagctggaaaaaaaaaagtacagttGGCAGCTCTCCTCTGTGTCTGCCCAGAGGAAACTGCAGAGCTCATTCCCAGCCAGCCACATGAGGGACACTGGGATACTCAGTTTGATGAGtctgagagcagcctggggcaggacaGCAGGCCTTGGGctgggggagaaggaaaggggggaaaaggaaggacAATATACATGCAGACATGGCTCAGGGTATCCCAAAGGCCTGAGTGTGCCAGGCAGGAGAGCCTCTGCTCCAGGTGTGGCgcttcccctggcacaggctgtgacCTGCACAGGGGTGTcccctcagagcagctcaggctgtggaGCCCAGAGCAAAAACACCAACTTAAAGACCAGGATATCAAAATCATCAGCATGAGAggagtgctggagcagcctggacaCGAGGAAACGGCTGTGAggacaaaaaaattccaaagccAGGCTTGCTCTTGGAACTCACCGtgttttagaaaggaaaatgacatTCTCAATGCACAGCAAGTCCAAGAGAGGAGCAAAGTGGGAATTGGGAGTTTATTGAGCCTCTGCTGAAGGGTCTGGCGTCAGGAGGCACAGCCTGTTCCCTCAGGACAGGAGCCTCACACCCAGCACGTTCCCTGCCGTGCCTTGGGACCGTCCTCGGCCGATCGGAACCTTCCACGCTATCGTTCAcaaggagggaggggaaggattACAGGTGGAGTTTCGGGACCAGCTTGCAATGACCCCTCTTCCTGTCAGGCCAGGGAGTGCAGAGTCCTTCCTCCCACGAGCAGCCCCGTCCTGGGGCCTGGCTGATCTCCCAGAGGCCGGGACACACCGGACACAGCAGGTCACCCGGGATGCCAGCCAAAAAGCGGGACAGATGTGTCAGAATCCGTATTTGGCTTGGGTCTGCCGTCTGCTGAGCTTGTTTTCAGACCATGTGTTTTTCAGTTCCAGTTCTCTCTCCTTGGCCTGCAGAGATGGAGAGGATGCTGTTACCCTCTGTTTCAGTGACTCAGCAGCATTCCGGCCTCCTCTGGCCCCGCTCATGTGGATTATGGAGCCCTTCAGCCAGAAGCCTCGTTACAGGAGTTAGCACAATCATCCTGACAGAGGCCTGGATTAATTGGGATGCACAGGCATTTCATTCAtgctgaaaagcagcttctcGTGGGGACGGGCTCAGCAACCGCCTGCCAACCCCGGGGCAGAATCCAGGACAGGATCCCAGGGCCTCAGAACACGCAGGAAGggcaaagcaaagctgaaagcTTGGGACTGGGACCCCCTCAGGGCCAGGACTCACCTCTGGCCCACAGGGTCTCACCAGGATTCAGGGGGTTCTCGGGGACAGCCCCTGGTCCCCcactgctggaggagcagctccaccACCCCAGCCTTGCGTTGCCAAGACCAAACCCGGGAATTCTGTCTGGATCAGCTCATACACCACAGGGAGGCCACTCACCTGATGGATCAGGTACGTGATCTGgtgttttctcctttgctgcCCTGTGGGCTGATCTCcttttttctggaaagcagaaagaggTGAAGTGTTCAGCCCAGAGAGGTGCTTCCCTGGACAGCAAACCAAGACAAGGGCCTGCACACAGCCATCCCAAGCAGCATTTGTTCCCCATTAAAGTGCAGATTCCTTTGGCTGAAGCACTTCCTGGCTGGCCCTCCCCACCCACATGCCATGTTCTGAGCAACTCTACTGACCTCCCACATGTCATTATTTACCAGGTCTCTGTTCCCCTCcctggacacagctccagctgatcTGGGCACTGATTTGGGCACCGAGAAGAGGCTCCAACCACAGCCCTCACCCTCCACCCCACCTTGCTGAATGACTTCATGGTCTTCTCCTCTGTCAAGGATTTGGTCAGCCACTGCTGGGCCCCGCTCAGCTGGTCGTCACCTTTGATGTCCACAAAGTTGATCTCCTCCCTCCCACGATTCCGCTTGCCTTGCAGACGCTTGAACTGAAAGATGAACACAAGAGCTGGAATTACACCCAACACTGACCTGACACAAGGCACAGCAAcattttccagccctggaaaacttttttttttttatcttttggaGAATTTTAGCTTGCTGTACATCTGAATATCTAAAACTACTTGGCATGAAGGTTATCATCTCACTTTCCTatgcagaaaacagcatttacTCCTGCTTCCAGGCTTGCTCAGGAGACCCTTGGAGTCCTGAGTTTCTCATTTTATAAGACCCATAGAAGAGCCTTAAGTTTTGCTGCCAACACATTCTGCACCAGCCACAGTGTGGCCACAGGACAAGGGCAGTGCccatcccctgtgctggcactgctgaggcacctccagccctggggtcagCTTGGGCCCCTCATGACAACAAAGAGATTGAGGagctggagcgtgtccagagaagcaAATGAaggtggggaaggagctggagcaccaGGGGAGGCTaagggggctcagcctggagaaaaggaggctcagggggcacCTCATGGTTCAGCACAACTCCCTGACTGAAGGGGGCACCTGGGGGAGTTCGGGCTTTGCTCCCAGGGACAGCCTCAAATTGTACCAGGGGAGGATTAGGTTGGATATAGGGAAAAATCCTACACCCAGAGGGTGCCCACAAGCTGCCCAAGGCAGTGGTGAAGTCCCCACCCTCAGAAGGATTTAGAAGtcatgtggatgtggcacttggagacatggtttagtggtggccttggcagtgctggagaatGGTTGCACCTGATGGtcttggaggccttttccaacctcaacaaTTGATTCTATCCTGTATTTATCAGGTCTGcagacccagctggagcaggagcccagcagaCTGTGGGAAGGGCTCCACACGTGTCCACAACACAGCTCGAGCCCCCCAGGAAAAACCACCCAGCCCAAGCCACTGGAaacacaggctgtgctggggggcaGGACcgtggctgcagctcctgtggtcTGGCAGAGCTCAAAGCCAAATTCCACAGAGGGACAGACAATGAAGTGCCAACCGCTTCGTCATCGATGAACGAGGAGTCGGTGCTCGTCTCCTGCGGCGGGGCCTGGGCTGGTTCCACCTCTGGGTAGTACCCACTGCTGTAGTAATcctggcagggaaaggaaaagcagattgTCATGAGAGCAATCCTGGAGTGGCACCAAGCCATGGACTGCCCTGTGGGCTGATTCTGTCAGAGGAATGACCAGCAAACGATCTGAGGGACTCTTCACAAGCgctggagtgacaggacaagggggaatggatcCCACTGCTGGAGGGCAGGGTTAAATAGGATATTGGGAAGGAGTTCTTCCCTCTGAGGACAatcaggccctggcacagggtgcccagagaagctgtggccaCCCTATCCCTTGAAGTGCTCAATACCAGGCTGGACAGGCCTTGGAGCAACCAtggatagtggaaagtgtccctgtccatggcagtggctgggactggatgggctttaaggtcccttccaacccaaaccaatccaGGATTCTATGAATTATTAGAAACAACCTGGGCTCAGACACCAGCTCCAGTGAGCCCTTACCCTGCACCCTCACATCCAGGGCATTTTCACAAGAATGCAGCTGTCAAACATCTGTTCAGTGAAGAACATCTGGAGCTCTCACACCATAGGAATCTCCTTGTGCTCAGTGCTGGATCCAGCNNNNNNNNNNNNNNNNNNNNNNNNNNNNNNNNNNNNNNNNNNNNNNNNNNNNNNNNNNNNNNNNNNNNNNNNNNNNNNNNNNNNNNNNNNNNNNNNNNNNNNNNNNNNNNNNNNNNNNNNNNNNNNNNNNNNNNNNNNNNNNNNNNNNNNNNNNNNNNNNNNNNNNNNNNNNNNNNNNNNNNNNNNNNNNNNNNNNNNNNNNNNNNNNNNNNNNNNNNNNNNNNNNNNNNNNNNNNNNNNNNNNNNNNNNNNNNNNNNNNNNNNNNNNNNNNNNNNNNNNNNNNNNNNNNNNNNNNNNNNNNNNNNNNNNNNNNNNNNNNNNNNNNNNNNNNNNNNNNNNNNNNNNNNNNNNNNNNNNNNNNNNNNNNNNNNNNNNNNNNNNNNNNNNNNNNNNNNNNNNNNNNNNNNNNNNNNNNNNNNNNNNNNNNNNNNNNNNNNNNNNNNNNNNNNNNNNNNNNNNNNNNNNNNNNNNNNNNNNNNNNNNNNNNNNNNNNNNNNNNNNNNNNNNNNNNNNNNNNNNNNNNNNNNNNNNNNNNNNNNNNNNNNNNNNNNNNNNNNNNNNNNNNNNNNNNNNNNNNNNNNNNNNNNNNNNNNNNNNNNNNNNNNNNNNNNNNNNNNNNNNNNNNNNNNNNNNNNNNNNNNNNNNNNNNNNNNNNNNNNNNNNNNNNNNNNNNNNNNNNNNNNNNNNNNNNNNNNNNNNNNNNNNNNNNNNNNNNNNNNNNNNNNNNNNNNNNNNNNNNNNNNNNNNNNNNNNNNNNNNNNNNNNNNNNNNNNNNNNNNNNNNNNNNNNNNNNNNNNNNNNNNNNNNNNNNNNNNNNNNNNNNNNNNNNNNNNNNNNNNNNNNNNNNNNNNNNNNNNNNNNNNNNNNNNNNNNNNNNNNNNNNNNNNNNNNNNNNNNNNNNNNAttccctgccctgtgtcccAGGCAGCTCACATGGGCTGGattcccaggagcagccagtAACTCGAGTCACTCACTCAAGTACCTGTCCAGAGCCCCTCACTACACCTCTGGCCAGTGAACCCACCTGGTAGTAGCCCCCGGGCTCGCCGTAGGCGGGGGGGAACTGGCCATAGGAGTGGCTGCCATAGTCCTCGCCAGGTTTgggtgcccagctgtgctgaacTCCGCTGGAGCCCGCAGCCGTCTTGAACTCCAGAGGGGCGTTAGCGGCCGCGTCCTGGAACTGGGGCTCCGGCTCTGTCCCGGGCGGAGGGTCCTCCGACCCCCCCGTGCCGGGGTACAGGTAGGGCTCGGCGCCCGCGGCACTGGGCTCGCTCCTGTCGGACAAGGAGAAGTAGTTCTCTGGCTGCACCTCCTCGTCgctgtcctcctcctcctgggtGATCTGTTTGGTTACCTGCAGCGCTGCGCTCTTGGCCGCGGCTTTGATCGCCGACGGGGACGGAGTTGTGGGCACGGCCGGCTTGGGCGCCGGTTTGGCTTTGGAGGAAGAGCTTGGGGTCTTGGCAGGCTTGGAGTCAGAGGCGTTTTCTCCCGCTTTCCTGGAGAATGCGTAGGGCAGGAGTAACCGATTGGTCTCTTTCACTGTCATGTTTTTGGGCTGAGGAAGCAAAGCGGACAAGCCGGAGCCCTCGCTGCGTCCCTGGTGACATCCATGCAGGACAAATGtaccacaggaagaaaaaactgAGGTTATTCGCTTTTCCTGACTTCCTGCCAATTATCCCCCCCAATTCTAACGCTTCTTGTGGGCTTCCTGACGCTTGGCCACTCTGAATATGCTGCACAAGGGGGATTTTGAAGGGAAATGTGGTACTTGCAAATATCTGCCCAATTCCCAAATGAATGCTTCTTTTGCCAAGATTTAAATTGGTGAAATTGCCCAAAAGGAAAGGACTTGAAAACCCACAAGATTTCAGGAATTTCCCCAAAGCCACGAGGTGATCAGACTGGATTATTTACACGAGTGGAAGCCCAAGACTGGTCACAATCAAACACTTTTTTCTGTGACAATTGTTTAACCAAGTGCCCTTGTTATTTACCtgatgagtattttttttctttgctggttCATCTTCCTCTGAATCTGactgagagagaaaagcagagctcagcacaacCTGAGATGCTAAACTAAAAAAGTTATGTTAATAAACcccaggaaaataaacccaaagaGAGGGAAGAACTGCAGGTGCACAGCAGCAGATCAGGGCTTTCCTTCAGACGGACAGACAACAACAGCTACTGAAGGGGAAGCACAAACCACACAGAGGGTGTAAAGCTCACTGCAGGGATACAAAGAATTGTTCCCAATACTGCTGAAATTGCTAAATATCCAGTTAAAATTTGAGTGGAAAGCCTGGTTAGCATCAGAAAAGGCCCTAAGTATCTTTATCATTTCATATCTTCTCAGAGAACTTGGAAGAGGCAACAGGGATGGAGGGCTTGTGCCAGTTTACTGCCAAATAAGCAATAAACTGTCTGAAAAATCTATCACCTgcacaacaaacaaaaaaacttttttgGGCTACAAAGCCTTGCAGCTCCACATCATCAACTCATTAACTCCAGGAATAAAGAAGGGTGCAGATAATCTGGGTTTGGCTGCATTATGATTATAAATAAGGTTTCTATATCAGTTTAATTCTGCAAAGCGCTTTAGGATTAGGGCAGGCAGCCAGGACAAATCTCCCCGTGGATGACACAACAATAGATCCCGGTACCTCGGTGTGAAAGAGCGAGGGAAGAGACCCGCGGGGGGAGTTTTCACTCGAAAGGGCTCGAGCCGGGGGTTTGTTCCATACTCACATCCCCCTTGTGCAGCTCGGGCGCCGCGATCCGCACCGGCTCCGTCCTCTTCTTTGGCTTGGGGAGGCCCAAACCCGCCCCGGGGGAGGCAGCGGGGGGCGGGCTGAGGGGGGAGGCGGCGGTGGCGGCGTTCCTGGGGGGCGGCAGGAGGAGCCCCCTCGGCCGGGGGGACTCCGCGGCCCCGTCCCCGCTGGCGGCCGGCTCGGGGGGGCTCTCGggcccggcctggcccggcGGGGCGCTGCCGAAGCCGCTCACAGTGGGCGGGGGGCCCATGAGGAACGACGGGGGCACCGCAGGGGCTCTGGGCGGGGGCAGCGCGGCGAAAAGCCCCCGGGACGAGGGCTGCTCGGCTGCGGCCGGGGGAGAATCGGCGGCTTCCTCCTCCTCGCCCGCAGGCTCCTCCGCATCGCTGTCCTCCTCGCTGCTGGCGTAGGCCACGAGGGACATGGCCCCGGGGAGGGCGGCCCTTCGCGGGCAGCAGTCGCTACGCGAGGCCGGGGATCCACCCTCCGCGCTAGGCCGCACCGCCGCCGCACCTTCAGCGCCCGCAGCGGGGAGGAAGGGGCGGGCGGGGCGAGGCTACGCCGCCATGGCGGCCCCTCCCCGtgcggcggcggggccgcggaGCGAGGCAAAGCGacggcggcggctccgcgctCCCGGTAATGGCTGCCGGCAGCGCCCTGCTGCCCGCGCTGTAGCGACGCCGGACTACAACTCCCGGCGTACCCCGCGAGCAGCGCTGTGCCCGCCCCCGCTGTGCCCCGCCGCGAAGCACCACGGGAAATGTAGTCTGTGGTGCCACGCGGCGGGAGCCACGGGCGGGACCGGGACAAGGCCCGGGCACCGGCGGGATGTGGGAAGGCCTCTGGGGACGGAGTGGGACGGGGACGGGTAGGGAGACAAGGATGAAGACGAGGACGAGGAGGCGGGAGGGTCCGACCCACCCCCGCCAGGCCAGTGGATTCATTGCCAAACCGAGCCCTGAGCCGGGACTGCAGCTCCCGGTGTGTCCCCGGTGCAGCGGCACTGCGGGACACGGGCCGGGGGGCAGGggagctctccctgccttccATCCTTTCATCCCGGGGCACCATcggtgctgccagccccagcagaagctgctggagtGGGATGCAGGAGgcctggccaggagctggtTTATTCCTCCGGGGCTTTGCTGATTTTCGGTTTGACGCCTTTGACCTCCTTCTGGCTTGTTCTGGCCTTAATAAGCAGTGAGCTGGGCTCGAATTTGGGTCCCCAACACCAAGGGAAGCgatttgcagagctgctctgaagtACCACAAGTAATTAAAGCAAAATGGAGATAAATGAGGAGCGTATCCTGAACCCTCTGTCATCTGGAACGGTGTGAAATCCAGCCAACATGCCCTGTCCCACCCCTCCTGGCCTGTTCTGGAGAGCTGAGGAgtgttaaaaatacagtattaaaaataGGCATTGAGGCCTTGGGGAGCGGGAGGGACAGGCACGGGAGGattccaggagctgggacacaCAAGTTACGTTTTCCCCCACTCCCTACACGGCTGTGACCTGTGAGGGCAAAGCCAAGCAATCCCACAAGGACACTGAGGAGGACggtgaggagaaggaaggtgTTCCTGTGGCCACGGGACCAGCACGGCTCACAGAAATTCCCATCTGTAGCAGCCTCTCTTCAGGAACCCCTTTCCCTGAGAATTTGGGTTCCATATCCAGCAGAAACATCAAGACTTTGTTGTGACACACAAATCACACTGGAAGAGTGAACTCCCATCACAACCCAAAGGGTGTCAAAATCCTTTCACATCTCCACCAATCCACTCTACAAATCCAAAGGAAGCCAAAAtagagatggattttttttgtgccaTTGTGGCTGTCACTTCCCCATTGAAACACCCTTTGTGCTCATAGCTTGGGCTGGAAGTGACCATGAAAATCATCCTGGGGATTGGTTGGGAATCTTCctggcagatttttttccactcccTCCTAAGTGTCCAGGCTTGTAAATTTTTTGGATTTAGGAAAGGGAAATGGGTGATTCCCTTAGAAGCACAGAGTGGTTCAACCACCCCAAGCTGTAATATGAGGCAGCCCTCATCCTCTGCTGGGGAAAATCAACAAGGActctggcagggagaggagagaccCAGTTTAAACAAggcctggctcctgctgtggaGAAAGAGGGAGGAATCCTTGTTTCCCTCAGCATTTGTCCATTTTTCCATTGCAGGTGGAGATTCCTTGAGACTGGTCTCACCCCCAGGCAGTAAGATCCTGCTGTCAGCTGTGACCCTGtggattatttatttgtgttacTTTAAAGCTTGTTAGGAGAAATTAAGCCAAGGAAAACACACggggatggaaaaaaaaagagcccagcccaggaacCCCGAGTGCCAGGTCAGGGTGGAGGTTCTAGCCTTGTAAACGATTtaatctgtatttaatttaatccCAGGTGTATGGTTGGGCCcaacagggacagcagcacccagctTTGGTCTGAACTGGGGACCAAGGTGACAATTTATTTACTGCCCTGCTGACTTTGTCACCCTGTAACCCCACACTGAGGCTGCCTAGGGCCCAAACCTCCTCCCCAGGCATCCAGAGATTTCCCGTGTGTCCTGAGcgatcccagctccagcccaggctctgcaggacagAGGGGAACTCTGAGGGGTTCTAAggaaaaactcctttttctgCTGGGGTGAATGGGGCAGTTCGGCCAAAGGGACCCTGAGTGGGCACCAAATGCTCCCAATCCttgatttttatctcttttcaaAGGCTGACCTCCCTCTTCTATCACCTATTCAGCTACAGCCACATGTGGGATTTTAGGGATGCTCCTACACAGGGTTAACATCATTTTACACTGGGTTTAGGCTGGTTTTGCATTGGTTTGCACATTTTGCACTGTTTTACAGTGGTTTCACTGTATGTCATGTTACAGCAATTTTGCAGTGCTTTAACATAGGTTTATACTGGTTTCATACTGTCTCACACTGCTTTTGCACTGTTTTACATAGCTTTAAGCCAATTTTGCACTGTTTTACGTGATTTTATGCCAGTTTTGCGCTGTTTCACAGGGGTTTACACCATTTTGGTGCTGTTTTACAcctatttttcattgtttcacaTTATAGTTTTGCACCGTTTTATGTGTTTCTACACCACTTTACTGCTGTTTTACACCGATTTTTCANNNNNNNNNNNNNNNNNNNNNNNNNNNNNNNNNNNNNNNNNNNNNNNNNNNNNNNNNNNNNNNNNNNNNNNNNNNNNNNNNNNNNNNNNNNNNNNNNNNNNNNNNNNNNNNNNNNNNNNNNNNNNNNNNNNNNNNNNNNNNNNNNNNNNNNNNNNNNNNNNNNNNNNNNNNNNNNNNNNNNNNNNNNNNNNNNNNNNNNNNNNNNNNNNNNNNNNNNNNNNNNNNNNNNNNNNNNNNNNNNNNNNNNNNNNNNNNNNNNNNNNNNNNNNNNNNNNNNNNNNNNNNNNNNNNNNNNNNNNNNNNNNNNNNNNNNNNNNNNNNNNNNNNNNNNNNNNNNNNNNNNNNNNNNNNNNNNNNNNNNNNNNNNNNNNNNNNNNNNNNNNNNNNNNNNNNNNNNNNNNNNNNNNNNNNNNNNNNNNNNNNNNNNNNNNNNNNNNNNNNNNNNNNNNNNNNNNNNNNNNNNNNNNNNNNNNNNNNNNNNNNNNNNNNNNNNNNNNNNNNNNNNNNNNNNNNNNNNNNNNNNNNNNNNNNNNNNNNNNNNNNNNNNNNNNNNNNNNNNNNNNNNNNNNNNNNNNNNNNNNNNNNNNNNNNNNNNNNNNNNNNNNNNNNNNNNNNNNNNNNNNNNNNNNNNNNNNNNNNNNNNNNNNNNNNNNNNNNNNNNNNNNNNNNNNNNNNNNNNNNNNNNNNNNNNNNGCTCCCCCGGTCCCGGGAGGAGCCGCAAGCCAAGATGTCCCGGTCCAACCGGCAGAAGGAATACAAATGCGGGGACCTGGTCTTCGCCAAGATGAAGGGTTACCCGCACTGGCCTGCCCGGGtaaggagctggggaagggctgtgggGGGCGATGGGACCCCCGGTGCCCCCCCCGGTGCTCTCTCCGGTGCTCCCCGTTGCATAACGCGGGCGGCCGAGGTGCCCCGGGGGATGGGGGGAGGGGGCGCACCGGGGTCAGGCTGCCCCCGTGGAACGGCGGGGGGTGTGATCACACTGGGGTCAGGCTCCGAGCCCCCCCGGTCCCTTTCCACCGGGGCCGGGGTCCAACTTTGCCGGCGCCTTATGTAAGGCCGGGCCCGGCGGACTCGGGGGTTACTCGGTACCGAGGCTCGGGGAGGCGCTTTCGGGACATTTCGTTGGGCTTGGGGGGGATTTCATGTGTTGGAAACAACGTCCCGGGCTCCCCCCAGGGCTCTTTTTGTGCTGTTTATTCATTTCTCTCCCGGGGGGTCACGGGTGGAGACCGCGTGGCTTCTGCCACCGCGTGGGAGTGCGGACCCCGCTCGGGCCGGCCCCGGTGACCGGGGCCGCATCCAGCACCCGGAGCACGAGGCTGGGCCAGCCCGGGGTGAGCCCCTCCCCGGGGTGACCCCTCCCGGCTACCGGGGGGTCCCTGTTCCACGTGGGGCCGCACCACGACGCCCTTCCCGCTCCATTGCGGGACCCCGGGGAGGGGCCGGGCTGCTCCCCCCGCGCTTCACCGATGATCTGGGGGAGCCCGGGGAGGGGGTCCAGCCGAACCCCCCCGCCCTGACCTCGCCGGCAGGTCCCCGAGCGTGTCCCACGGCTCTTCGTGGCCTTACCTCTTGCCACGGGTGCCGGAGAGGTGCCAGCGCTCGCCGGGAGTTTGGCTTTAGAAAAATCGATAGAATTATTGAGGACTTAGGACGGGGAGAAGGGGGGCCGTGCATATGGGGAGGGCGCGGGGGGGTCGAGGCTCCGCCAATGCCCCCCGGCTCTCTCCAGCCCTCCAGGGCCCTGGGGGGCCGTGCCGTGAGCCCGGGACCCCTGGGATGAAACCCAAAGCCTTCAGGCCGGATCCCCGGCCGGGGGCCGTGGGCAGCTCTGGCTACACAACACGGCGCTGGTTATTTTTAAGCGGTTGATGATGCAGTTTAAAATTTCCTTGGAGTGTTCCCCccacacgcacacacacacacactccccgGCCTTGCTGCAAAGGGCACTGGGGCTGCCTGGAAACCCCAAATTGAGCGGAAAAGGGGAGGGATGGGGCGGTGGGCTTTAAAGGCCGAGgattccccccccccccacatcccctcctccttcccctcccgGATTTGAATAacttttgtttggtttgtcGGGTTCTGGCGGGGAGGCCGGGAGGGGGTTGGGAGCCATTCGGATTTGGCACTGGCCTCCCAACGCGCATTTGAAAGCGGCTTTGCGAGGAGGAGCCAGAGGGATCCCTGGGAGCCCGGCGCCTGCTTCCACCGCCGCCCGCCTTTCCCCCGCAGCCTCTCTCCGGGGGACAGCGATGCTCCCCCTGCCCGCTgccccatcctcctcctcccatcccatcccatcccatcccatcgCAGCTCGCTTCCCGAGCAGCCGCTGGCCCGGGTGCCCCGCCGGGGGTGACGCCGGGTCGGGGCTCGCAAAGCCGGGCTCAGCTCCCGGGGACCGAATTAGCGCCTGAGCGCGCCCGGGCCCGCTCGGGTTTCACACCCCGCTCATCTCCTGGTTTCGCCGCCACCATCATGGCAAGAGCGTTTcggggctgctggggcaggcGGGGAGCAGGTTTTCCCCCTCTGGAAGCAGTGGGAGGTTGGGTTCCCCAAGCCCAGGGATGCTGGTTGATCGTGGGGGGGGTTTGGAGTGCAGCCCTCCCCACCGTGACTAATCGGTCAGGGTGAAGCAGGCAGGGCTTGCCCGTGACTAATCAGGTGCTGTGATGAAACGTTACCCGGCCACGCGTGGCGTTTGCTGGGATATTTGTTTCCAACCAggtgtggctggagcagagagatACCGGAAGAAATGGAGGGGGGAGCTGGCAGCATTGCGGGGCAGGGGTTGTTTCCCTGAcccattccctggggatggTACCTGGCACCGTCCCCCAACACCAACAGCTCGGCCCCTGCCTCCAGTGGAAGCCTCTCCCTGAGAGGAGAGCATTAAacagaggggaaactgaggcatgcGAGTGGGGAGACGAGTCGCTGGCACCTGGAAGATGATGCTTgcctccctcttcccctcaccCCTTTCTCTGCAGGGTCCCTTATGCCGGACCCTCGTTGTCACCTGCCCGTTTgtgcttccctgctgctgtggccagaTCCACAGATCTTTCATACAGAGCTCTGGGACAGCATGGGAGGACGTCAGGGGACGAAGCAGCAGCACCACGCTGGGGATCCTGGCACCACTGACATCCCCTTCCTGAGCATCTCCTGCTCCCATGGCTGTGCGGTGGGGCCAGGATCCTGCTGGCCATACCCTCTGGAGCAGGGTAATTTGCTGCCCattgccaggctgctgctgggatggggccCAGGGATGGCCCCAGGGCTGAGGAGAGCCCTGGGGAGCGCGTGGGTGGTTCACCCATGGGACTCAGGGATGCTACAAGCCCCCCACCCGGTGCATGTGACCCACATGAGTAAATTCCATGAATTCCCCTTCCTGACAGTCAGCTCCTTGCTGCCAGCCATGTCCTGaagtggggaaactgaggcagggagggggctgctcccagcccccaTGGCCAGTGCAGGGCAGGCTGCACAGCCGTGCTCCATGGACCAGTTGCAAAGGTGAAGAGCAGAGGTTGGGGGCAGAGTCCAGTGCGGGGGTACGTGCCTGTCCCTCCCCTGCCACGCTCCAGAGCTCCCCCTCCCAGgggagctgtcccagcccatTTTCGGATCCCCCCCAGGCCCTGGATGCAGGTCCCTGGGCAGGGCCGGGCTGTGACACCGGTGCCATTcgcaggagctgccagggcacagaAATGGGCACCGTGGACTTTACCCGGGCACTGCAGCCCTGTCTCCCCCCACTGCCACTGTCCAGCAGGGACAGACAAACAGACATGGGGCGTGACAGTGCCACGAGCCCTGGGCCCCCTTCATGGGGCACTTTGGGCAGCCCAGGGGTTTTGGGTGGGTTTGCACCCGCCGGTGCTATCAGTGTTCCCAATGGGGAGTCACCCGTCTGTCCCGTGTCCCCACACCCCAGTCCCCACCTGCCCATGCAGATAGAGCCACCACGTCCTCTTGGTGTGCAGGAGGGGCTGATAAAGGGTGGGTGCTGGCAGGAatgggctgtgcagggaatCCCACTGTCAGGGGGATCTCAGCTGTCCCC encodes the following:
- the PRCC gene encoding proline-rich protein PRCC, with the translated sequence MSLVAYASSEEDSDAEEPAGEEEEAADSPPAAAEQPSSRGLFAALPPPRAPAVPPSFLMGPPPTVSGFGSAPPGQAGPESPPEPAASGDGAAESPRPRGLLLPPPRNAATAASPLSPPPAASPGAGLGLPKPKKRTEPVRIAAPELHKGDSDSEEDEPAKKKNTHQGRSEGSGLSALLPQPKNMTVKETNRLLLPYAFSRKAGENASDSKPAKTPSSSSKAKPAPKPAVPTTPSPSAIKAAAKSAALQVTKQITQEEEDSDEEVQPENYFSLSDRSEPSAAGAEPYLYPGTGGSEDPPPGTEPEPQFQDAAANAPLEFKTAAGSSGVQHSWAPKPGEDYGSHSYGQFPPAYGEPGGYYQDYYSSGYYPEVEPAQAPPQETSTDSSFIDDEAFKRLQGKRNRGREEINFVDIKGDDQLSGAQQWLTKSLTEEKTMKSFSKKKGDQPTGQQRRKHQITYLIHQAKERELELKNTWSENKLSRRQTQAKYGF